The genomic segment GGCAACGATCGGCCGATAATCCATCCGACGGGTAAATTCAGTGATCCGCGGACTTCCCAGGCTCCGGACTGCGGGCGCAGTACCGAGCACAGCAATCAGCCAGATCAACCTTTCATCCCGGTACAGTTCGGCGATCAGCCACGACAACGCGGTCACGACCACCATCAAGGCACAGGACCGCAACAGCCCCACGGTGAAGGCGGTGTCGTAGTGTCGTTTGGTGGGATTTCTCACTCTGATGAGCGCCACGCCGATCGGGATTTCCATCACCGCCTCGACGATGAAGATCACCGACATCGCGATGGCTACGATGCCGAAGTCGGCAGGCGTCAGCAGCCGGCCCAGCAAGCTCAAGGTGATCAGATCGATACAACGCGTGATCAGGCGTGAGGCGACCAGCAGGCCGGCGCTCGCGGCGGCTCGCGCACCAACCGGCGCCTCAGAGTGACTCTCGGAGCCCATCACCCACCAGACATCAAACCCGCGACGCCGCGCCGGCAAAGAGGTGAGCCATCATCGCTCTGCAGTTGCGCGGTTGCACGAGCGCCTGGGCTCGCAACGGCGAAACCCGGCAGGCACTGGGGCATCTTCCGGCAATAGGCTTCACGACCGCAATTCCCCGACCGGATGATCCCTCTGTGGCGACCCAGCCAACAGCGGCTTGATCGCTCGGCTCAGAGGCCGCTCCACAAGTGCCCAACCGGCGACGCCGCTCGCAACGACCAGAATGGTCAAGATCACGACATTGAGGTCGAACGGCAACATTCCGAAACCAAGGTGGGACATCACGATGCCCCACATCGGCAGCGCGAACACTTGAAACAGATAGATCGAATAGGATGCATCGCCCAGCACCGCGGCCAGCCGACGCGGTCGCCCCTGCCCCACGTCGAGGTTCGTCGCCGCAACGACGATCCCCGCAGCCGGGATACCCCAGAATGCAAACCGACCAGCACCCTGCTCGTCCGGCGTCCAATATACGGTCGCCAACAAAGCAACCAGTGACAAGGCCGCCAGGACGCGCGCGGCCTTGACTGACAGTTGCCCCCCCGACAGCTTCCAATAGGCGATTCCGATGCCGAGCAGAAACTCCAGCAGCAGCCAACTCGTCGCGAATTTCGCCCAGGGCGCGGCCGGCGCCAAGGCAACTCCCAGGCCGACCAGTACGGTAAACGACGCGAGCAAAAATGGTAGCGCCGCCGCGCGCGGCAACGTCAGAAGCAGCCCAAAGACCAGATAGAAGAACATCTCGTAATTCAGCGTCCACCCCACCCCGATGACAGGCGACAGCTCCCGTCCGGGAGCGGGAATGGGGAGGAACAGATACGAGCCGGCGATCCACGCCAGGTCGGCTGCCGCGTAATGCGTTGTGAATAACCCCGGTGACAGCACCGTGACCGACACTGCGACCGTGGTCAGCAACCAATACAGCGGCACGATTCTCGTGATCCGCTTCTTGAAAAATCCAGTCACCGCTCCCGACTGGCCGAAATCGTTCCGATGCACATACAGCATCACGAAGCCGGAGATCACGAAGAACAGGTCCACACCAGCATCGCCAACTCTGACCTGGCCGGAGATGCCGTCAAACAGGTGCGAGCCCGCCTTTCCCTCAGGGAACAAATAGCCGATCCGCGTCGTCGCATGAGTAAACACCACGGCGGTGGCCGCGAACGCACGAAGCAATTGGATCGCATCGATCCGCCTTCTGTTGACATCTATATCAACAGAGCCCGTCAACGTTTGTCGCTCCCGACACAAACACCCATTGATCCAACCGCCTCCAATCGGCAGTTTACAACACGACACTCATTTTTTGCGTCTTCGATCCATGCTGATCTTGTTCAATCTCTTCCGCAACAAACATCTTGGCGACGATCCGAGTGGGTTAACTCGCAACGGCAGTCGGGTCGGCCCTGCCGCGCAGTACGGCCGCACAGGGCTTCCGCCTGGAGAGTTCCTGAGGTGACAACGCAAGCGCCCCCCGAGAGCTGCCAACGTAGAGGCAACGGTTGAGAAATGCAGTGAGCAACAGGCCCACCCCCGGCGGAGGATGTTGACCGCGCGAGGTAAACTCGGTTTTCTGGATCAGAACGTTGTCGTCGCACCACACATCTATGACGCCCAGGCACACGCGGGAAATGCTGAGCGGTGGTACATCAGGCCGCCTGTTTCGGCGCCATCGCGCACTCTTAACGATCACTCACTCAATGTGACTGTGGCTACACGGATCGTCGAACCAGCCTCGCGGATTCATTATGTTTGGACCGATCACTTGCTGATCGCCCATTGCTCCGATACGTACAACGGATAAACTTCGGACTAAATGCAACGAATTGGGGTCCTCGAATGCCGCGCGTTGGATTCTCGGAGTGGCTCGCGTTAACGAAGGTAGTCGCTCGCGGTCAGCTGTTGCGTTACCGCGGAGGCGAGCAAGGCTACACAACCCAGTTCGAGCAAAATCTCGAAAAGCAAATCGGCGTCAAGCACGCCCTGACGGTGAACAGCGGAACAAGCGCGCTGATCTCGGCGCTCGCAGCCGCAGGTATAGGTCCCGGTGACGAGGTCCTCGTTCCCGCCTATACGTGGGTGGCGACCGCGATCGCCCCGCTCATGGTCGGCGCTGTCCCGATCGTCGTCGACGTCAACGAAAGCCTGACGATCGACCCGGAAGACATCAAGCGGAAGATCACGCCCTACACCAAGGCGATCATGCCTGTTCACATGCTCAATCTGGTGTGTGACATGGACTCGATCGTGGCGATCGCTCGCGAGCATCGGCTCAAGATCATTGAAGACGCATGTCAGGCTGTCGGGCTGACCTACAAAGGACGTCGCGTCGGCACGATCGGCGACGCCGGCGCGTATAGTTTCAACCAATTCAAGAACCTCAATTCTGGCGAGGGCGGCGCGGTTCTGACCAATGATGACCGTCTCTTTACCCGCGCTCGAATGTTCCACGATGCCGGGAGCTACACGCGGGAATACTCTTACGAGTCCAACGAAGCGCCCTTCACCGGCATGAACTTCAAGGTCTCGGAGCTGACTGGCGCGGTCCTTCACGCACAGCTGCCCAAGCTCGACCCCCTGATTTCTCGCCTGCGCGCTCGCTACCCGATCATGGTGAAGCACTTATCCAAGACCAATAAGCTCCGGGTCTCGCCGCACAACGATCCGGAAAACGCCGCCGGACTGACGGTGATTCTCGACACAGCGGAAGACGCCAAGAAGTTCGCGCAGAACCGGGGTGTCGATCGGCTGATCGACACCGGCCGCCACGTCTATACCAATTGGCGGCCGATCATGACCCAGCGCACCTTCGATGACCGGATGAATCCGTGGAAGTGGGCCAAACGAGACATCCAATACTCGGAAGATATGTGCAGCAAGACTCTCGACATCCTGTCGCGAACCTGCCGCGTGTCTCTTGGGCCGCAATACCCGATTCCGTTCATGGAATGGCGCGGACGGTCCCTCCTCAAGGCGGTGTCCTAGAGACATCCGAATGCGTGCATTCAGCGCGACATTTTCAACGTGACGCTGAATGCTCCGAGATCAAAGCCATAGGCAATGAACCCATCGGTCAAAATCGTCGTTCTGAGCTTACCGACTGCCACTGCGCGCCGAAGCCAGATGTCCGCCATGCTCGGCAACACGTCGCTGGACTGGCAGTACTTCGACGCTCACGCCTCACTGATGTGCCCTAACCTGCACTATGACGGCGCAGAGCTGCGGCGACACTTCGGACGCAATCTGTCTCCTCCGGAAATCGCCGTTTGCTCGAGCCACGCAGCGATTCTCCAGGAGTTTGTCGACCGCAATCAGGCCGATTACATCCTGGTCCTCGAAGACGACGTCATCTTCGATACCGATTTTCCGCTTGACCAGTTCTGCGCCTTCTGCGCCAGCAACGGATTGGAATACGTCCGGTTGTTCGGCAAGCATTACGCCAAGGCGGTTCACCTCGGCTTCTTCTACGACCGGTCGATCGTCC from the Rhodopseudomonas palustris genome contains:
- a CDS encoding DegT/DnrJ/EryC1/StrS family aminotransferase, which codes for MPRVGFSEWLALTKVVARGQLLRYRGGEQGYTTQFEQNLEKQIGVKHALTVNSGTSALISALAAAGIGPGDEVLVPAYTWVATAIAPLMVGAVPIVVDVNESLTIDPEDIKRKITPYTKAIMPVHMLNLVCDMDSIVAIAREHRLKIIEDACQAVGLTYKGRRVGTIGDAGAYSFNQFKNLNSGEGGAVLTNDDRLFTRARMFHDAGSYTREYSYESNEAPFTGMNFKVSELTGAVLHAQLPKLDPLISRLRARYPIMVKHLSKTNKLRVSPHNDPENAAGLTVILDTAEDAKKFAQNRGVDRLIDTGRHVYTNWRPIMTQRTFDDRMNPWKWAKRDIQYSEDMCSKTLDILSRTCRVSLGPQYPIPFMEWRGRSLLKAVS
- a CDS encoding glycosyltransferase family 25 protein — its product is MNPSVKIVVLSLPTATARRSQMSAMLGNTSLDWQYFDAHASLMCPNLHYDGAELRRHFGRNLSPPEIAVCSSHAAILQEFVDRNQADYILVLEDDVIFDTDFPLDQFCAFCASNGLEYVRLFGKHYAKAVHLGFFYDRSIVRFTTSPAGAQAYLMSRMAARRFLDSYRSIRATVDLAMDSFWITQLPIYSIFPYPIIERFSPTSIPMPPHTVEVRGLEHAIWQGARVVNKAKKILTNAKLRKSDESLRQRHWQFRQVGRVDVEQRRDP
- a CDS encoding acyltransferase family protein, whose translation is MTGSVDIDVNRRRIDAIQLLRAFAATAVVFTHATTRIGYLFPEGKAGSHLFDGISGQVRVGDAGVDLFFVISGFVMLYVHRNDFGQSGAVTGFFKKRITRIVPLYWLLTTVAVSVTVLSPGLFTTHYAAADLAWIAGSYLFLPIPAPGRELSPVIGVGWTLNYEMFFYLVFGLLLTLPRAAALPFLLASFTVLVGLGVALAPAAPWAKFATSWLLLEFLLGIGIAYWKLSGGQLSVKAARVLAALSLVALLATVYWTPDEQGAGRFAFWGIPAAGIVVAATNLDVGQGRPRRLAAVLGDASYSIYLFQVFALPMWGIVMSHLGFGMLPFDLNVVILTILVVASGVAGWALVERPLSRAIKPLLAGSPQRDHPVGELRS